From one Caldithrix abyssi DSM 13497 genomic stretch:
- a CDS encoding IS1634 family transposase, with product MFVKVSRSKRNNKVHETLQIAESYRDSNGKVRHRILLHLGPTDKFIKKDVDTLINGLLRAKGLTLQDLDSNIDNVKAFGQIWALVHLWKELKMSQIIARQKEKSGIKFDLEAHLKSLIFNRLDDPSSKLKLLTWLETVYIPGINKDDIRYEYLLRAMDFLIAHKEKIETQLANRLLDLFNQDLKVCFYDLTSSYFEAENSLVEGDIRQFGYSRDHRGDREQIVIGVVMTGDGIPIAHYVFPGNKADRSTLQEMLNDIRRRFKVKDIQLVADKGLLSNDNLWHLIQQGYEFILGESVRQSKDVKSVIKEANAHKEATGETIYERLTEREIKSKDGKKEKIKLRYVASYNAATALKRYKNRINRINEFLELSEEIKKKEINTEDKYHQIKSVLSRKRLSRFFNVELTEDTIEIHKQDEVLSEEEKSDGWFIVISNAHDLSKSELIARYKDLKYVEHGFYELKHSLNLRPNFHWTEKRIRAHVMVCFLAFQMAVLFEKRLSGIKLSWQRAMESLRRVVVVEWENEGRRRKGLSRVHVEQLEIFQEIGSSKPTLLSL from the coding sequence ATGTTTGTTAAGGTAAGTCGATCCAAAAGAAATAACAAAGTCCATGAGACTTTACAAATCGCTGAGTCCTACAGAGACTCAAATGGAAAAGTACGCCATCGAATCTTGCTGCATTTAGGCCCTACCGACAAATTCATCAAAAAAGACGTAGACACGCTTATCAACGGACTTTTAAGGGCTAAGGGGTTAACTTTACAGGACTTAGATAGCAATATTGATAATGTCAAGGCCTTCGGTCAAATCTGGGCGCTTGTCCATTTATGGAAAGAGCTTAAAATGAGCCAGATTATTGCCAGGCAAAAGGAAAAAAGCGGAATAAAGTTTGATCTTGAAGCTCATTTAAAAAGTCTGATATTTAACCGCCTGGATGATCCTTCTTCCAAACTAAAACTACTCACCTGGTTAGAAACCGTTTATATTCCGGGTATCAACAAAGACGACATTCGTTATGAGTATCTTTTAAGAGCGATGGATTTTCTAATAGCTCATAAGGAAAAGATTGAAACCCAACTTGCTAATCGTTTACTAGATCTGTTTAATCAGGATCTAAAGGTTTGTTTTTATGATTTAACATCAAGCTACTTTGAAGCCGAAAACTCATTGGTAGAAGGCGATATTCGTCAGTTTGGTTATAGTCGTGACCACCGCGGAGATAGAGAACAGATCGTAATTGGCGTGGTGATGACCGGAGATGGTATTCCTATAGCCCATTACGTCTTCCCTGGCAATAAGGCTGATCGCTCTACCTTGCAAGAGATGCTCAATGATATTCGCAGGCGATTTAAGGTAAAAGATATCCAGCTGGTGGCAGACAAAGGTTTATTAAGCAATGACAATCTCTGGCATTTAATCCAACAAGGTTATGAGTTTATTCTTGGAGAGAGTGTTCGTCAGAGCAAGGATGTCAAATCGGTTATAAAAGAAGCCAATGCGCATAAAGAGGCGACTGGTGAGACGATCTATGAGCGCCTAACGGAGCGTGAAATCAAGTCAAAAGATGGTAAAAAGGAAAAGATAAAACTTCGTTATGTGGCCAGTTACAATGCCGCCACGGCATTAAAGCGCTATAAAAATCGCATCAATCGTATTAATGAATTTTTAGAGCTGTCAGAAGAGATTAAGAAAAAGGAAATAAACACAGAAGATAAATATCATCAAATAAAGAGTGTATTATCAAGAAAACGTTTAAGTCGTTTCTTTAATGTTGAATTAACAGAAGATACGATAGAGATTCATAAGCAAGATGAGGTATTATCAGAAGAAGAAAAGAGCGACGGTTGGTTTATAGTGATAAGCAATGCTCATGACCTGAGTAAATCAGAACTCATAGCGCGCTATAAAGATTTAAAATATGTGGAGCATGGTTTTTACGAATTAAAGCATAGTTTGAATTTACGTCCCAATTTTCATTGGACAGAGAAGCGTATCAGGGCTCATGTGATGGTATGTTTTCTTGCATTCCAGATGGCGGTATTGTTTGAGAAGCGTTTGAGTGGCATAAAATTAAGTTGGCAGCGTGCTATGGAGAGCCTGCGTCGAGTCGTGGTTGTAGAATGGGAAAATGAAGGGAGACGTCGTAAAGGATTATCCAGAGTGCATGTCGAACAGTTGGAAATATTTCAGGAGATAGGCAGCAGCAAGCCAACGCTTTTATCTTTGTAG
- a CDS encoding PmeII family type II restriction endonuclease, whose translation MKNEVVKYVAEHIGEFHAKRIENLKNLKLKKVLRRKNPYLFKAKYLLTAEQIIKSLVDAHLSSNEETLFGDWLEGLAIFVNGIAYGGWKSGISGIDLGFNHNHVRYIVAIKSGPNWGNQSQKEKLKDYFRKAKITLRTSSSGLNVVAVNGCCYGKSKKVDYRDYFFYCGQRFWEFISGEKELYKELIEPLGYKARDKNEEFLLEYARMINRFTMEFSRDFCRQSGEIDWQKLLEFNSGYED comes from the coding sequence ATCAAAAATGAAGTCGTTAAATATGTTGCAGAACATATTGGCGAATTTCATGCAAAAAGAATTGAAAATCTCAAAAATTTAAAATTAAAAAAAGTATTACGCAGAAAGAATCCCTATCTCTTTAAGGCAAAATATCTTCTGACAGCAGAGCAAATTATTAAAAGTCTGGTGGATGCGCACCTTTCTTCCAATGAGGAAACGCTTTTCGGTGACTGGTTAGAAGGATTGGCTATTTTTGTTAACGGCATCGCCTATGGCGGATGGAAATCGGGGATTTCGGGTATTGATCTGGGATTTAATCACAATCATGTTCGCTATATTGTGGCTATTAAATCCGGTCCTAATTGGGGCAACCAGAGTCAAAAAGAAAAACTAAAAGATTATTTTCGTAAGGCTAAAATAACGCTTCGCACCAGTAGTTCCGGGCTCAATGTGGTAGCTGTCAACGGATGTTGCTACGGGAAATCAAAAAAAGTTGATTATAGAGACTATTTTTTTTACTGCGGCCAACGATTCTGGGAATTTATTTCCGGCGAAAAAGAGCTGTATAAAGAACTAATCGAACCCCTTGGTTATAAAGCAAGAGATAAAAATGAAGAATTTTTGCTTGAATATGCCAGAATGATTAATCGTTTTACCATGGAGTTCAGTCGTGATTTTTGTCGCCAGAGCGGGGAAATTGATTGGCAAAAATTACTGGAATTTAATTCTGGCTATGAAGATTAA
- a CDS encoding MATE family efflux transporter, translated as MKPAAKSSRALGEEKIGPLLFRLSVPATVGMLAMALYNVVDTIFIGRGLGALAIAGVSIVMPIQMLIFSLSQTLGLGAASIISRRLGAKDLGGAKNAFGNVLLLNIVISSLIVFLGYLFAEELLYLFGSQGAMVSYAHDYFVYILFGTPFLMFDMILNNVNRAEGNIKFAMMTMVMAAVLNIIFDPIFIFTLKLGVKGAALASVLSQFLTLLVLLYYFYSGRSNLTFEWKYFSPNFKVMKEILAIGASSFARHGAASVLAAILNHSLFIFGGEMAVAIYGIINRILRMTFMPLFGLVQAFLPITGYNYGAGNYERVLQTLKFAVKYATLTVIGIFIFLMIFAQPIFFLFNDDPVLVKEGARALRMIILLTPLIGFQMIGAGYFQALGKALAAFILAIARQILFLLPLIFILPRFYKLDGIWLAFPAADILAVGVTLLLVVPEWKRLKAKVDLINLHSQN; from the coding sequence ATGAAACCAGCAGCAAAATCGAGCAGGGCATTAGGCGAAGAAAAGATCGGCCCGTTGTTGTTCCGGCTTTCTGTTCCGGCGACGGTGGGCATGCTGGCCATGGCCCTGTACAATGTGGTGGATACGATTTTTATCGGCCGCGGCCTGGGAGCGCTGGCCATTGCCGGGGTTTCCATCGTGATGCCCATTCAAATGCTCATTTTTTCGTTGTCGCAAACGTTGGGGCTGGGCGCTGCTTCGATCATCTCGCGCAGGTTGGGGGCAAAAGATTTAGGCGGCGCAAAAAACGCATTTGGCAACGTGTTGCTGTTAAACATTGTCATCAGCAGCTTAATCGTCTTTCTGGGCTACCTGTTTGCCGAGGAGTTGCTGTATCTTTTTGGCTCGCAAGGGGCCATGGTGTCTTACGCTCACGACTATTTTGTGTACATTTTGTTCGGCACGCCATTTTTAATGTTTGACATGATTTTAAACAACGTAAACCGCGCCGAGGGCAACATCAAATTTGCCATGATGACCATGGTTATGGCGGCCGTTTTAAACATCATCTTCGATCCGATTTTTATTTTTACTTTAAAATTAGGGGTCAAGGGAGCTGCCCTTGCCAGCGTGCTTTCGCAGTTTTTAACCCTGCTTGTTTTGCTTTATTATTTTTACAGCGGCCGCAGTAATTTAACTTTTGAGTGGAAATATTTTTCGCCCAATTTCAAAGTGATGAAAGAGATATTAGCCATCGGCGCCTCGTCGTTTGCCCGTCACGGCGCAGCCAGCGTTCTGGCGGCCATTTTAAACCATAGTCTGTTTATTTTTGGCGGCGAGATGGCGGTGGCCATTTACGGCATCATTAACCGTATTTTGCGCATGACCTTTATGCCGCTGTTCGGGCTGGTGCAGGCCTTTTTGCCCATTACCGGCTACAATTACGGAGCCGGGAATTACGAGCGCGTTTTGCAAACCCTGAAATTCGCCGTTAAGTATGCGACTCTGACGGTCATTGGCATTTTTATCTTTTTGATGATTTTTGCGCAGCCCATCTTTTTTCTTTTTAATGATGATCCTGTGCTGGTTAAAGAAGGGGCCCGGGCGCTGCGCATGATTATTTTACTGACGCCGTTGATTGGTTTTCAAATGATTGGCGCCGGGTACTTCCAGGCGCTGGGCAAGGCGCTGGCCGCGTTTATTCTGGCCATCGCCCGACAGATACTTTTTTTACTGCCGCTGATTTTTATTTTGCCTCGTTTTTATAAGCTGGATGGCATCTGGCTGGCTTTTCCGGCGGCTGATATTCTGGCGGTAGGCGTAACGCTGCTGTTAGTAGTACCGGAGTGGAAGCGCTTGAAAGCTAAAGTGGACTTAATTAATCTTCATAGCCAGAATTAA
- a CDS encoding UvrD-helicase domain-containing protein, with translation MRFIADLHIHSHFSVATSKDLIPEKLDYWARIKGITVVGTGDFTHPGWLKELKEKLEPAEDGLFKLKEELRLPGAPDTPVRFLLSAEISSIYKKNNKVRKIHNVILAPDFESVEQMQARLSRIGNITSDGRPILGLDAKDLLELTLEVNEDNFFIPAHIWTPWFSALGSKSGFDSIEECFEDLTQYIYAVETGLSSDPPMNWLCSFLDRFTLISNSDAHSPEKLGREANIFQAELSYRGIIEALKNPDSQKFAGTVEFYPQEGKYHLDGHRKCGVRWDPLQTLQNKGICPVCGKKVTVGVLNRVAQLSDREEIEELPGRKPFYSLIPLKEALSEILQTGPNTKTVDQAYQALIQKAGSEFNLLLNLPLDEIKQMTNELVHEAIRRMRERRVIVKEGFDGEFGRIRVFGEGETAKGSSQQSLFNDLVAEPQTQYHLVKPIPFDLKKFRALQKEAQQAAPSQASLFEFESEELLLKDLNAEQKAAVKHFRGPAIVLAGPGTGKTRVLTRRIAYLIQNGHVPAQEILAVTFTNKAAQEIRQRVADLIRSRKMVKQLNIGTFHALGYQILNENAALLNRQAPIAIFDAQDRKKILKRLAVVAEDDLESFNDLIGKIKLFLVETPEDETLQLAMQSYADFLESQNAVDLEDLIYLTVQLLRSHDDLLKAYRHRFKWILVDEYQDLNRGQYELLKLLAAGSEPNLFVIGDPDQAIYGFRGADVHYITRFETDFQKARSFRLKISYRCSDSILQASASMLYRGKGGGFLEGLHKGLKIRLVEEASEKSEAEFVARTIEEMMGGLRFFSMDSAITQGNQAQRIQSLSDFAILVRLKAMIPVLEKALNDHGIPYQVVGHDSWLHEEPVRSVIEILRCTLAGQSYYLKEGAMARDVNGQDWQMLEQLVAEQKTVSELLELISIHFVQPQSPKEKKRLKRLFELAAPFGKDTPAFLQWAFLGHGQDLYAPQTEQVTLMTLHAAKGLEFNAVFIVGCEQGLLPYAIFKEQAADVEEERRLLYVGMTRAMHYLFLTHARRRFLFGQTYQLPRSQFLDAIEQELIEARRAERPPKRKKDDGQLSLFDF, from the coding sequence ATGCGCTTCATTGCTGATTTACACATACACTCACATTTTTCGGTCGCCACCAGTAAAGATTTAATTCCGGAAAAATTAGATTACTGGGCAAGGATTAAAGGGATCACGGTGGTCGGTACCGGCGACTTTACCCATCCGGGATGGTTGAAGGAGTTGAAGGAAAAGCTGGAGCCGGCTGAAGACGGCCTGTTCAAGCTGAAAGAAGAACTACGGCTGCCCGGCGCTCCCGATACGCCCGTGCGCTTTTTGTTGTCAGCAGAAATCAGCAGCATTTACAAAAAGAACAATAAAGTACGCAAAATTCACAATGTGATTCTGGCGCCCGATTTTGAAAGCGTGGAGCAAATGCAGGCCAGACTTTCCAGAATCGGCAACATCACTTCGGACGGGCGGCCGATTCTGGGGCTTGACGCAAAAGACCTGCTGGAATTAACCCTGGAAGTTAACGAAGACAATTTTTTCATTCCGGCGCATATCTGGACGCCGTGGTTTTCGGCGCTGGGCTCTAAAAGCGGTTTTGATTCCATTGAAGAGTGCTTCGAAGACCTTACGCAATACATTTACGCCGTGGAAACCGGCTTGTCGTCCGATCCGCCCATGAACTGGCTGTGCAGCTTTCTGGATCGCTTTACGCTCATTTCTAATTCCGACGCTCATTCCCCGGAAAAGTTGGGGCGGGAGGCCAATATTTTCCAGGCAGAATTGAGCTACCGCGGCATTATTGAGGCCCTGAAAAATCCAGACAGCCAGAAATTCGCAGGCACGGTGGAATTTTATCCTCAGGAAGGCAAATATCATTTAGACGGGCATCGAAAATGCGGCGTGCGCTGGGATCCCCTGCAAACCTTGCAAAATAAAGGAATCTGTCCGGTCTGCGGGAAAAAGGTGACCGTGGGCGTGCTAAATCGTGTGGCTCAACTTTCTGATCGTGAAGAGATCGAAGAACTCCCGGGCCGTAAGCCGTTTTACTCGCTTATTCCTCTAAAAGAAGCGCTTTCCGAAATTTTACAAACCGGCCCCAATACGAAAACCGTGGATCAGGCCTATCAGGCCCTCATTCAAAAAGCCGGGTCGGAATTTAATCTATTGTTGAATTTACCACTCGATGAAATCAAACAGATGACCAACGAGCTGGTGCACGAGGCCATCCGCCGCATGCGAGAGCGGCGCGTAATCGTCAAAGAAGGCTTCGACGGCGAGTTCGGCCGCATTCGTGTGTTTGGCGAAGGAGAAACCGCTAAGGGTTCCAGTCAACAGTCGCTATTTAATGATCTGGTCGCCGAACCGCAGACGCAATACCATCTGGTAAAGCCCATTCCCTTTGACCTTAAAAAATTTCGTGCGCTGCAAAAAGAGGCGCAACAAGCAGCTCCCTCGCAGGCTTCTTTGTTTGAGTTTGAAAGCGAAGAACTTTTGTTGAAGGATTTAAACGCAGAACAAAAGGCGGCGGTTAAACACTTTCGTGGACCGGCTATTGTGCTGGCCGGTCCGGGAACGGGTAAAACGCGCGTGCTCACGCGGCGCATTGCCTATTTAATTCAAAACGGCCACGTGCCGGCGCAGGAGATTCTGGCCGTTACCTTCACTAACAAGGCCGCGCAAGAAATCCGTCAGCGCGTGGCGGATTTAATCCGTTCCAGAAAAATGGTAAAACAGTTGAACATTGGCACCTTTCACGCCCTTGGCTATCAAATTTTAAATGAAAACGCCGCCCTGCTTAACCGACAGGCGCCCATCGCCATTTTTGACGCGCAAGACCGGAAAAAAATTTTAAAACGGCTGGCTGTGGTTGCCGAAGACGACCTGGAGTCTTTTAACGATTTGATCGGCAAAATAAAACTCTTTTTAGTGGAAACGCCGGAAGACGAAACGTTGCAACTTGCCATGCAAAGCTACGCCGACTTTTTAGAAAGCCAGAATGCCGTTGATCTGGAAGACCTGATCTACCTGACCGTGCAGCTGCTTCGTTCTCACGACGACCTGCTTAAAGCATATCGCCATCGCTTTAAATGGATTCTGGTGGACGAGTACCAGGATCTCAATCGCGGACAGTACGAATTATTGAAATTGCTTGCCGCGGGCAGCGAGCCCAATCTCTTTGTAATCGGCGATCCCGATCAGGCTATTTACGGCTTTCGCGGGGCGGATGTGCATTACATTACACGTTTTGAAACCGATTTTCAGAAGGCCAGGTCGTTCCGACTAAAAATCAGTTACCGTTGTTCGGATAGCATTTTACAGGCTTCCGCTTCCATGCTTTACCGCGGAAAGGGCGGCGGGTTTCTGGAAGGTCTGCACAAAGGCCTTAAAATCCGTCTGGTTGAGGAGGCCAGCGAAAAAAGCGAAGCCGAATTCGTAGCCCGAACCATCGAAGAAATGATGGGCGGTTTGCGTTTTTTTTCCATGGACAGCGCCATCACCCAGGGCAATCAGGCCCAGCGCATTCAGTCGCTTTCCGATTTTGCCATTCTGGTACGCTTGAAAGCCATGATCCCCGTCCTGGAAAAAGCCCTCAACGATCACGGCATTCCTTACCAGGTGGTGGGGCACGATTCCTGGCTGCATGAAGAGCCGGTGCGCTCTGTAATTGAAATTTTACGCTGCACTCTGGCAGGTCAATCGTACTATCTTAAAGAAGGAGCAATGGCGCGCGACGTTAACGGCCAGGACTGGCAGATGCTGGAACAACTGGTCGCCGAGCAAAAAACGGTCAGCGAATTACTCGAATTGATCTCCATCCATTTTGTTCAGCCGCAAAGCCCAAAAGAGAAAAAACGCCTGAAACGATTGTTTGAACTGGCCGCGCCGTTCGGCAAAGACACGCCGGCTTTTTTGCAGTGGGCGTTTTTGGGCCATGGACAGGACCTGTACGCGCCACAAACCGAACAGGTAACCCTGATGACCTTACACGCGGCAAAAGGCCTGGAGTTTAACGCGGTGTTTATCGTGGGCTGTGAACAGGGGCTTTTGCCCTACGCAATTTTCAAAGAACAGGCGGCAGACGTTGAAGAAGAACGACGCCTGCTTTACGTGGGCATGACGCGCGCCATGCACTACCTGTTTTTAACGCACGCCCGCAGGCGCTTCTTATTCGGGCAAACGTATCAACTGCCGCGCAGCCAGTTTTTAGACGCCATCGAACAGGAATTGATCGAGGCGCGCCGCGCAGAGCGTCCGCCCAAACGCAAAAAAGACGACGGACAGCTTTCCCTGTTTGATTTTTAG
- the ychF gene encoding redox-regulated ATPase YchF yields the protein MQIGIVGLPFSGKTTLFSTLLKHKSQDAVGKMSAERGVVKVPDERLDRLTEMFNPKKKVNATIEYLKVPGLEGESAGTRGLPPQFLANLKTVDALLVMVRAFENEYYPHPLNRVDPKADIEFINAEFLLSDLGIVETRHEKLKKLVNKTQDEKDRRELALFEKLKEQLENEKPLREMDFDEHESLILKGYQFLTAKPVLYVLNIEESQIPNAEEIEREFTAYTGKNAAVTSLSAEIEKEISELEEEDAKVFMEDLGIKEPALHKLIRKSYELLGLISFFTVGEDECRSWPIRKGTNAQKAAGVIHTDLEKGFIRAETVHYDDLIRLGSMAACKEQGLLRLEGKDYIVKDGDILNIRFNV from the coding sequence ATGCAAATAGGTATTGTAGGTTTACCCTTTTCCGGAAAAACGACGCTTTTTTCAACCTTACTAAAACATAAAAGTCAGGACGCCGTGGGAAAGATGAGCGCAGAACGCGGCGTGGTTAAGGTTCCCGATGAACGGCTGGACAGACTAACCGAGATGTTTAATCCTAAAAAGAAGGTCAACGCCACCATCGAATATTTGAAGGTGCCGGGTCTGGAAGGCGAATCGGCCGGAACGCGCGGTCTGCCGCCCCAGTTTTTGGCCAATCTTAAAACTGTGGACGCCCTGCTGGTAATGGTGCGCGCTTTCGAAAACGAGTACTACCCGCATCCTTTAAATCGTGTGGACCCCAAAGCGGATATCGAGTTCATCAACGCTGAATTTTTGTTAAGCGATCTGGGAATCGTTGAAACACGCCATGAAAAGTTGAAAAAGCTGGTCAACAAAACCCAGGATGAAAAAGATCGCCGCGAGCTGGCGCTGTTTGAGAAGCTGAAAGAACAACTGGAAAACGAAAAGCCCCTGCGCGAAATGGATTTTGATGAGCACGAGTCGTTGATCCTTAAAGGCTATCAGTTTTTAACGGCCAAACCAGTGCTGTATGTGTTAAATATCGAAGAAAGTCAAATTCCCAATGCCGAAGAAATTGAACGGGAATTTACAGCCTACACGGGGAAAAATGCCGCGGTAACTTCGTTAAGCGCTGAAATTGAAAAAGAGATTTCCGAGCTGGAGGAAGAAGACGCAAAGGTTTTTATGGAAGACCTGGGCATCAAAGAGCCGGCGCTGCACAAGTTGATCCGTAAATCGTACGAGCTGCTGGGGCTGATCTCCTTTTTTACCGTGGGAGAGGACGAGTGTCGTTCCTGGCCCATCCGCAAGGGGACCAACGCCCAGAAAGCGGCCGGCGTCATTCACACCGATCTGGAAAAGGGATTTATTCGGGCCGAAACCGTACACTACGACGATCTGATTCGTCTGGGCTCCATGGCGGCCTGCAAAGAGCAGGGGCTGCTTCGTCTGGAGGGCAAGGATTACATCGTAAAAGACGGAGACATCTTAAATATTCGTTTTAACGTGTAA
- a CDS encoding PhoH family protein: MRLDLNPKSKEDRRRCLILDTNVLLHDPSAIFRFEENIVLIPLFVLDEIDSKKSDPQLGFNAREISQKLEQLIQRTENWEEGISIPNGRGGILYFVNNFMSKNFPDELTLNYKDNAMLSQIMGLQERFPERDFILVTKDRNLRIKGWALHIACEDYLHDKISEEYLDSFFQPVKHLQLTGEEINELFKSKATENWAISYRKKWRLAENEGVALFDPGEQFFGMAMRKGHQLKYFDYFSTRILDMPPKVLDAENQQYNFEQAVCMQQAMDDSIKIQIIIGKAGTGKTHIAIAAALEKVFKERKYDSIKLIKPVITKSRLGEDIGFLPGSLKRKLIPKMRPFVEKLRLFTSEQSDEGYRKLLDSGVIELLNLADIRGADLANSFVIFDEAQNANPFQMRTLGTRLGEDTKLIVLGDPTQIDSVYLDKYSNALINLYENALQNPAPFIAHICLIQMVRSHTSQWFESHIQSGR, from the coding sequence ATGCGTTTAGATTTAAATCCCAAAAGCAAAGAAGATCGGCGACGCTGCCTTATTTTAGATACCAACGTCCTGCTGCACGACCCTTCGGCCATTTTTCGCTTTGAAGAAAACATTGTGCTCATCCCGCTGTTTGTCCTGGATGAAATCGACAGCAAAAAGAGCGATCCGCAGTTAGGGTTTAATGCCAGGGAAATCAGCCAGAAGCTGGAGCAGCTCATTCAAAGAACGGAAAACTGGGAAGAAGGGATTTCCATTCCGAACGGAAGAGGCGGAATTCTTTATTTCGTTAACAATTTTATGTCCAAGAACTTTCCGGACGAGCTGACCCTCAATTACAAAGACAACGCCATGTTATCCCAGATCATGGGCCTGCAGGAGCGTTTTCCGGAACGCGACTTTATCCTGGTTACCAAGGATCGCAATTTGCGGATTAAAGGCTGGGCTCTGCACATTGCCTGCGAAGACTATCTGCACGATAAAATTTCGGAAGAGTATCTGGACAGCTTTTTTCAACCGGTTAAACATTTGCAGTTAACCGGCGAGGAGATCAATGAATTATTCAAATCCAAAGCCACGGAGAACTGGGCCATCTCCTATCGTAAAAAGTGGCGTCTGGCCGAAAATGAAGGCGTGGCCCTGTTTGATCCAGGAGAACAATTTTTTGGCATGGCCATGCGTAAAGGTCATCAACTAAAGTATTTCGACTATTTTTCTACGCGCATTCTGGACATGCCGCCCAAAGTGCTGGACGCCGAAAATCAGCAGTACAATTTTGAACAGGCGGTTTGTATGCAGCAGGCCATGGACGACAGCATTAAGATTCAGATCATTATCGGCAAGGCCGGAACGGGCAAAACACACATCGCCATAGCTGCTGCGCTGGAAAAGGTCTTTAAAGAACGCAAGTACGATTCCATTAAACTGATAAAGCCCGTCATCACCAAAAGCCGCCTGGGCGAAGACATCGGCTTTTTACCCGGTTCTTTAAAACGCAAACTGATTCCCAAAATGCGCCCGTTTGTGGAAAAGCTGCGCCTGTTTACCAGTGAACAATCCGACGAGGGCTACCGAAAATTACTCGATTCCGGGGTGATCGAATTACTCAATCTGGCCGATATTCGCGGCGCCGATCTGGCCAACTCTTTTGTCATCTTTGATGAGGCGCAGAACGCCAACCCCTTTCAAATGCGCACCCTGGGCACGCGCCTGGGCGAAGACACCAAATTGATCGTGCTGGGCGACCCCACGCAAATCGACAGCGTGTATCTGGATAAATACAGCAACGCGCTGATCAACCTTTACGAAAACGCCCTGCAAAATCCCGCTCCCTTTATCGCGCACATCTGTTTAATTCAAATGGTGCGCTCGCACACTTCTCAGTGGTTTGAATCTCATATTCAAAGCGGCCGGTAA